In one Ktedonobacteraceae bacterium genomic region, the following are encoded:
- the trpD gene encoding anthranilate phosphoribosyltransferase codes for MIREAIAHITAGATLGESEAAAAMEEIMTGVATPAQMGAFLTALRLRPGGETVEEIAGMASVMRAKAVQVFLDENIASRAIDTCGTGGDGAGTFNVSTAAGILAAAAGACVAKHGNRSATSRCGSADVLEALNVRIDLGPEEVARCVKEVGFGFMFAPAYHPAMKHVGPTRREIGIRTVFNILGPLTNPAHTRYQVLGVADGSLLRKMGEVLLRMGSEHALIIHGEDGIDECSMSAPTRICEVRKGQELREYTLTPEDVGLTRVTDRQPFQGGDPAYNAEMLRNLLSGESNGPAADMLCLNAGAALLANEKVASLPDGVKLARETLRTGKAKHKLVDVIDSSRSLAR; via the coding sequence ATGATTCGTGAAGCAATTGCGCATATCACTGCCGGAGCTACACTCGGCGAGAGCGAAGCCGCGGCGGCGATGGAAGAAATTATGACCGGAGTAGCAACTCCGGCGCAAATGGGTGCGTTCCTGACAGCACTGCGCTTACGTCCAGGGGGTGAAACGGTCGAAGAAATCGCAGGCATGGCCTCTGTCATGCGCGCTAAGGCCGTGCAGGTGTTCCTGGATGAAAATATCGCCTCTCGCGCTATAGATACATGCGGGACAGGAGGCGATGGAGCAGGAACATTCAATGTTTCCACAGCGGCAGGAATTCTCGCCGCCGCTGCAGGCGCGTGTGTGGCAAAACATGGCAACCGTTCCGCCACCAGCCGCTGTGGCAGCGCGGATGTGCTGGAAGCTCTGAACGTGCGCATCGACCTGGGTCCTGAAGAGGTCGCTCGCTGCGTAAAGGAGGTCGGATTCGGCTTCATGTTTGCTCCCGCCTACCACCCCGCCATGAAGCATGTTGGCCCGACACGCCGTGAAATCGGCATCCGCACCGTATTCAACATTCTTGGCCCGCTGACCAATCCCGCCCATACCCGTTACCAGGTGCTGGGCGTGGCCGACGGCTCGCTTTTGCGAAAGATGGGCGAGGTATTGCTGCGCATGGGCAGCGAACACGCGCTCATCATTCACGGCGAAGATGGTATTGATGAATGCTCGATGAGCGCTCCCACACGCATCTGCGAGGTACGCAAGGGGCAGGAATTACGCGAGTACACCCTCACACCGGAAGATGTTGGACTCACCCGCGTCACAGATCGCCAGCCGTTTCAGGGCGGTGACCCGGCCTACAACGCCGAAATGCTGCGTAATCTCCTGAGCGGAGAGTCCAACGGACCGGCAGCTGATATGCTCTGCCTGAACGCGGGGGCCGCGCTGCTGGCAAACGAAAAGGTAGCATCTTTACCCGATGGAGTCAAACTCGCCCGTGAAACGTTGCGCACAGGTAAAGCGAAACACAAACTGGTCGATGTTATCGACTCTTCCCGTTCTCTGGCAAGGTGA
- a CDS encoding aminodeoxychorismate/anthranilate synthase component II codes for MLLLIDNYDSFTYNLYQYLAELGANVSVYRNDEVTLEQIEAMQPDHIVISPGPCTPNEAGLSCSIIATFGPRIPILGVCLGHQAIGQVHGGHVVYAPELMHGKTSQIHHRGQGIFKNLPIPFVANRYHSLIVERSSLPDELEITAETADGLIMGLRHCTYPVEGVQFHPESILTPVGKDLLRNFLERSKS; via the coding sequence ATGCTGCTACTGATTGACAACTACGACAGCTTTACCTACAACCTCTATCAATACCTCGCGGAACTGGGCGCGAACGTAAGCGTATACCGCAATGACGAAGTGACCCTGGAACAGATTGAGGCAATGCAGCCCGATCACATCGTCATATCGCCCGGCCCCTGTACTCCCAACGAGGCGGGCTTATCCTGCTCGATCATCGCAACCTTCGGGCCGCGCATTCCCATACTCGGCGTATGCCTGGGGCACCAGGCCATTGGGCAGGTACACGGAGGTCATGTCGTGTATGCCCCAGAATTGATGCATGGCAAAACTTCACAGATTCATCACCGGGGACAGGGCATCTTTAAGAATCTCCCCATCCCTTTTGTAGCCAACCGCTATCATAGCCTCATCGTCGAGCGATCTTCTCTCCCGGACGAACTGGAGATTACTGCCGAGACGGCAGATGGTTTAATTATGGGTCTCAGGCACTGTACCTACCCTGTCGAAGGGGTGCAGTTCCATCCCGAGTCAATTCTGACTCCTGTGGGAAAAGACCTGCTACGCAACTTTCTGGAGAGGAGCAAATCATGA
- the trpE gene encoding anthranilate synthase component I, with product MPIENVVRQPPHSVGTMPGAYPGTTMNNRPTVEDIRRKRDAEMAVLEDTRRPLLPICRDILADMETPVSAYCKVKYGQAPGSVPAYSFLLESVEGGEHIARYSFIGIDPYLVMTQRGDKAMLRWMPGGYGVSEKQDDTGKIEEISCHDPLKFVESELGQYRLVAPIDSSCDELPRFHGGAVGYLAYEAVTHFEHLPVPSRDELGLPLAIFCFTETVVVFDHLKHRVRIVTHLHLDTLDLESEYTRVQAILDRIEQQLQQSPHLPDEPSPITDMAATRISSNRTAEEFEAMVLRAQEYIREGDIFQVVLSQRLSRHVNAAPFTVYRALRAINPAPYMFFLDLQDFQIIGASPELLVRVEDGIVTIHPIAGTRPRGIDPESDQKLEEELRNDPKERAEHVMLVDLGRNDVGRVSVPGSVRVSQFMEIERYSHVMHLVSNVTGQLRQDVTPYNALRSGFPAGTVSGAPKIRAMEIICELEGEQRGVYAGAVGYFGYSGNLDTAIALRTMVIQNGKAYIQAGGGIVADSVPAQEYQESMNKAKALLRALDEAELIANSRRSHSQIGGSHAATD from the coding sequence ATGCCTATCGAAAATGTGGTAAGACAACCACCGCATTCTGTAGGGACAATGCCTGGAGCCTATCCGGGTACAACCATGAACAATCGCCCAACAGTCGAAGACATTCGCCGCAAACGTGATGCTGAAATGGCAGTGCTTGAAGATACCCGGCGCCCATTGTTGCCAATTTGCCGCGATATCCTGGCCGATATGGAAACGCCTGTTTCGGCCTATTGCAAAGTCAAATATGGACAGGCTCCAGGCTCTGTCCCTGCTTACAGCTTTTTACTTGAAAGTGTAGAAGGTGGAGAGCATATTGCTCGCTACTCATTCATAGGCATCGATCCATACCTGGTTATGACACAGCGCGGCGATAAGGCAATGCTCCGGTGGATGCCAGGGGGTTATGGCGTATCCGAGAAACAAGATGACACAGGAAAAATCGAAGAGATTTCCTGCCATGATCCATTGAAGTTCGTTGAGTCCGAACTAGGTCAATATCGATTGGTTGCGCCCATTGATAGCAGCTGTGATGAACTGCCGCGTTTTCATGGCGGCGCCGTCGGCTACCTGGCCTATGAGGCTGTGACGCACTTCGAACATTTGCCTGTTCCATCGCGGGACGAACTCGGTTTGCCACTGGCGATCTTTTGCTTCACCGAAACAGTAGTTGTCTTCGATCACCTCAAACATCGCGTCAGAATCGTCACACACCTGCACCTGGACACTCTCGATCTGGAAAGCGAATATACCAGGGTTCAGGCGATACTTGACAGGATAGAGCAGCAATTACAGCAATCACCACATTTGCCCGATGAACCATCGCCTATCACTGATATGGCAGCAACGCGGATTAGCTCAAACCGCACAGCAGAGGAGTTCGAGGCCATGGTACTGCGAGCGCAAGAGTATATTCGTGAGGGCGATATCTTTCAGGTTGTACTCTCCCAGCGCCTCAGCCGTCACGTCAATGCGGCGCCATTCACCGTCTATCGCGCGCTTCGTGCCATTAATCCCGCCCCCTATATGTTCTTTCTCGACTTGCAGGACTTTCAAATCATCGGTGCCTCGCCAGAATTATTAGTGCGCGTCGAGGATGGTATTGTGACCATCCATCCCATTGCCGGAACCCGCCCACGCGGGATCGACCCGGAAAGCGATCAAAAGCTCGAGGAAGAGCTGAGAAATGATCCCAAGGAGCGGGCCGAGCATGTCATGCTGGTTGACCTGGGCCGCAACGATGTTGGACGGGTCAGTGTACCCGGCAGCGTCCGTGTCAGCCAGTTCATGGAAATCGAGCGCTACTCGCATGTAATGCACCTGGTTTCAAACGTCACCGGCCAGCTGCGGCAGGATGTTACCCCCTACAACGCCTTGCGCTCCGGTTTTCCAGCCGGAACAGTTTCAGGCGCGCCTAAAATTCGCGCTATGGAGATTATCTGCGAATTGGAGGGCGAGCAACGAGGCGTTTATGCGGGAGCCGTAGGCTACTTCGGTTACTCAGGTAACCTGGATACGGCCATCGCCCTACGCACCATGGTAATACAGAATGGCAAAGCCTATATTCAAGCCGGTGGCGGCATCGTCGCCGACTCTGTACCCGCCCAGGAATACCAGGAGAGTATGAACAAAGCTAAAGCCCTCTTACGCGCCCTGGACGAAGCAGAACTGATTGCGAATTCCCGGCGTTCCCATTCCCAGATTGGAGGCTCCCATGCTGCTACTGATTGA